From the genome of Pseudomonas sp. gcc21, one region includes:
- the mazG gene encoding nucleoside triphosphate pyrophosphohydrolase, whose amino-acid sequence MSRTQHTLDDLLYLMQRLRDPAHGCPWDLEQSFETIVPHTLEEAYEVADAIAQGDFDQLTGELGDLLFQVVYYAQLGREAGHFDWNAVVDGITRKLIRRHPHVFPDGNLHTAPGTRSLDAGQIKHRWEEIKAEERAAKASAPQQLSLLDDVPQALPALSRAQKLQKRASRAGFDWSETGPVVDKVQEELDEIRQAVAAGDQQAVAEEVGDLLFCMVNLARHLQVDAETALRAGNSKFERRFRYIEAQLAATGTTIEQATLDQLDGFWDQAKRNGL is encoded by the coding sequence GTGAGCCGCACGCAACACACCCTTGATGACCTGCTGTACCTGATGCAGCGGCTGCGAGATCCCGCGCACGGCTGTCCGTGGGATCTCGAACAGTCGTTCGAGACCATCGTTCCGCATACCCTGGAAGAGGCTTACGAGGTCGCGGATGCGATTGCCCAGGGCGACTTTGATCAGCTGACCGGGGAGCTGGGCGATCTGTTGTTCCAGGTGGTGTATTACGCTCAGCTGGGACGGGAAGCCGGACACTTTGACTGGAACGCCGTCGTCGATGGCATCACCCGCAAACTGATACGTCGACATCCGCATGTGTTTCCCGACGGCAATCTGCACACGGCGCCCGGTACGCGCAGCCTGGATGCCGGTCAGATCAAGCACCGTTGGGAGGAAATCAAGGCTGAAGAACGCGCTGCCAAGGCGAGCGCGCCGCAGCAGCTTTCACTGCTGGATGATGTGCCACAGGCGTTGCCTGCGCTCAGCCGCGCGCAGAAGCTGCAAAAGCGCGCTAGCCGTGCCGGCTTTGACTGGTCCGAGACAGGGCCGGTCGTCGACAAGGTGCAGGAAGAACTCGATGAGATACGCCAGGCCGTTGCGGCGGGAGACCAGCAGGCTGTGGCGGAGGAAGTGGGCGACCTGTTGTTCTGTATGGTCAACCTGGCGCGCCACCTTCAGGTCGATGCCGAGACCGCATTGCGGGCCGGGAACAGCAAATTCGAACGGCGCTTCAGGTATATCGAAGCGCAGCTGGCTGCAACGGGCACGACCATTGAGCAAGCGACGCTTGATCAGTTGGATGGATTCTGGGACCAGGCCAAGCGTAACGGACTGTAG
- a CDS encoding pilin assembly protein — translation MKIRELTEEWERTAKGRVTQNTYQVKLPLEDAARLAALQEMYPKRRIEDLITDLLSAALEEFEASLPYEPGDEVVAEDEMGDPLYGDTGPTPRFLTLSRKHLAELSAQQQETEH, via the coding sequence ATGAAAATCCGTGAACTGACCGAGGAATGGGAACGCACCGCCAAAGGTCGCGTTACGCAGAACACCTACCAGGTGAAACTGCCATTGGAAGATGCAGCCCGATTGGCTGCGCTGCAGGAGATGTATCCAAAGCGCCGCATCGAAGACCTGATCACTGATCTGCTTTCGGCGGCACTGGAGGAATTCGAGGCTTCGTTACCCTATGAGCCGGGAGACGAAGTGGTCGCTGAAGACGAGATGGGCGATCCATTGTATGGCGATACCGGCCCAACACCGAGGTTTTTGACGCTAAGCCGCAAGCATCTGGCGGAACTGTCCGCCCAACAGCAGGAAACCGAACATTAG